From Amycolatopsis sp. WQ 127309:
CGGCAGGACGCCCATCCGTTCGGTGATGTCCATGGCCGGGCGGAAGAGGTCGACGGCGTGGCCGCCGGTCTTGCGCAGCGCCGGCGCGCGTTCGACGACGGTGACGTCGAAGCCGTGCCTGGTGAGCCAATAGGCCAGCACCGGACCCGCGATGCTGGCTCCCTGGACGAGTATCCGCATGAGCACCTCCCTGACTTAACGGTAGGTAAGTCATACCACGATTCCTTACCTATCGTTAAGTCAGTTATGCTGGGCCGGTGCCGAAACCGTCCTCCGACACCAAGCAGCGCATCCTGGCCACCGCACGCGACCTGTTCACCCAGCAGGGCGTCCAGCGCACCAGCCTCCAGGACATCGCCGACGTCCTCGGCATCACCAAACCCGCGCTGTACTACCACTTCCAGTCCCGCGAAGACCTGGTGCGCAGCATCGTCCAGCCCCTGCTCGACGACGGCGAGAAGTTCCTGGTCGAGCAGGAAGCCCGGGGCGACGCGCCGGTGCGGGAGCTCATCGAGGGGTTCTTCGACTTCAACTACCGGCACCGCGAAGACGTCATCATGCTGCTCGCCGAGATGCCGACCCTGGCCGACCTCGGGCTCATCGACAAGGCCCTGGCCTGGCGCATCCGGCTCACCGAGCTGATCAGCGGCCCCGAACCCACCCTCGAACAGGCCGCCCGCGCGATCCTCGCCCTCGGCGGCCTGCAGGACGTCTGCATGCAGTTCCCCGACGCCCCCGTCGACGAACTGAAGGCCGCGGCGGTCACCGCGGCCCTCGACGCTCTCGGCCGCTAGCGGACCGCGGCACGCTCGATGATCGCGCCCGTGTCGACGCCGGCCGGCAGCGTGCCGAACGCGATGCCCCAGTCACCGCCGAAACGCGACGCGCAGAACGCGTCCGCGACCGCCGGGTCGCCGTGGCGCACCAGCAGCGAACCCTGCAGCACCAGCGCCAGCGACTCCACCAGCCGCCGCGCCCGGTACTCGATCCCGTCCAGGTCGGTCAGCTCCTTGCGCACCCGGTCGACGGCGTCGTCCAGCCGCGCGTCACCACCCGCGGCCAGCTCGACCTCCTCGAAGAACGCCGCCACCGACTCCGGCTGCCGGCCCATCGCCCGCAGCGCGTCCAGCGCCGCGACGTTGCCCGAGCCCTCCCAGATCGACATCAGCGGCGCCTCGCGGTAGAGCCGCGGCATGCCGGACTCCTCCACGTACCCGTTGCCGCCGAAGCACTCCAGCGCCTCCGCCGCGTGCGCCGGCGCCCGCTTGCACACCCAGTACTTCGACACGGCCAGCCCGAGCCGCCGGAACGCCTGCTCCCGCGGGTCGCCGGGCCGGTCGCCCGCGGCCGCGAGCCGCATCGCCACCGTCGTCGCCGCTTCGGACTCCAGCACCAGGTCGGCCAGCACGTTCGCCATCAGCGGCTGGTCGACCAGCGCCTTGCCGAACGCGTGGCGGTGGGTGGCGTGGTGGACCGCGCGCACCGCGCCCAGCCGCATCCCCGACGCGCTGCCGAGCGCGCAGTCGAGGCGGGTGTTGTTGACCATCTCGATGATCGTGCGGACCCCGCGGCCCTCTTCGCCGACGAGCCAGCCGACGGCGTGGTCGTACTCGATCTCCGACGACGCGTTCGACCGGTTGCCCAGCTTGTCCTTCAGCCGCTGCAGCCGGATCGGGTTGAGCGAACCGTCGGGCAGGACGCGGGGGAGCAGGAAGCACGACAGCCCGCCCGGCGCCTGCGCCAGTGTCAGGAACATGTCGGACATCGGCGCGGAGGTGAACCACTTGTGCCCGACCAGGGTGTAGCTGCCGTCCGCGGACGGGGTCGCCGTGGTGGTGTTCGCGCGGACGTCCGAGCCGCCCTGCTTCTCGGTCATCGACATGCCCGCGATCAGCCCGCGCTTGGACGTCGGCTCCCGCAGTCCGAAGTCGTACTCGGTCGCCGCCAGCAGCGGCTCGTACCGCGCCGCCAGCTCCGGGTTCGCCCGCAGCGCCGGGATCGCGGCGTAGGTCATCGAGATCGGGCAGCTGTGCCCGGCCTCGACCTGGCCCCAGACGAAGAACTTCGCCGCCCGCGCCGCGTGCGCGCCTTCCCGCGGGTCGCGCCACGGCGTCCCGTGCAGCCCGTGCTCGACCGCGACGGTCATCAGGTCGTGCCAGTGCGGGTGGAACTCGACCTCGTCGATCCGGTGGCCGTAACGGTCGTGGGTGCGCAGCACCGGCTCGTGCTCGTTGACCAGCCGGCCCCAGTCCTGGGCCAGCTCGCTGCCGGCCAGCCGGCCCAGCTCGTGCACCTCGGCCGCGGCCCAGCCCGCCCCGGCGCGCTCGAGGCCGTCCAGCAGCGCCGGGTCGGCGGCGACGTCGTGGCCGCTG
This genomic window contains:
- a CDS encoding TetR/AcrR family transcriptional regulator, which encodes MPKPSSDTKQRILATARDLFTQQGVQRTSLQDIADVLGITKPALYYHFQSREDLVRSIVQPLLDDGEKFLVEQEARGDAPVRELIEGFFDFNYRHREDVIMLLAEMPTLADLGLIDKALAWRIRLTELISGPEPTLEQAARAILALGGLQDVCMQFPDAPVDELKAAAVTAALDALGR
- a CDS encoding acyl-CoA dehydrogenase family protein, with product MPATHDVVNQVPPLSGHDVAADPALLDGLERAGAGWAAAEVHELGRLAGSELAQDWGRLVNEHEPVLRTHDRYGHRIDEVEFHPHWHDLMTVAVEHGLHGTPWRDPREGAHAARAAKFFVWGQVEAGHSCPISMTYAAIPALRANPELAARYEPLLAATEYDFGLREPTSKRGLIAGMSMTEKQGGSDVRANTTTATPSADGSYTLVGHKWFTSAPMSDMFLTLAQAPGGLSCFLLPRVLPDGSLNPIRLQRLKDKLGNRSNASSEIEYDHAVGWLVGEEGRGVRTIIEMVNNTRLDCALGSASGMRLGAVRAVHHATHRHAFGKALVDQPLMANVLADLVLESEAATTVAMRLAAAGDRPGDPREQAFRRLGLAVSKYWVCKRAPAHAAEALECFGGNGYVEESGMPRLYREAPLMSIWEGSGNVAALDALRAMGRQPESVAAFFEEVELAAGGDARLDDAVDRVRKELTDLDGIEYRARRLVESLALVLQGSLLVRHGDPAVADAFCASRFGGDWGIAFGTLPAGVDTGAIIERAAVR